From a single Leptidea sinapis chromosome 1, ilLepSina1.1, whole genome shotgun sequence genomic region:
- the LOC126974370 gene encoding signal recognition particle subunit SRP72 codes for MSANKENNLVQAYVELNKFCQSGEYERALKASGKILQIAPTEQKAFHCKIICLIQLHNFKEALGAITNPKNAGLASDLVFEKAYTQYRLNCPKDALETVDNASELTPALKELRAQILYRLEQYQECYNLYREIVKNSTDEYEDERKTNMSAVVANLAELNPNADLPQFEETTYELSYNVGTTLALRGKYNEALPVLKKAEQLCSESVIDDGGTEEEAKEEAAIIRVQQAYCQQQMGKEKEATSIYQNVLKDKPSDQALVAIASNNLAVINRDANVFDSRKRMKAATQEGLEHKLNSRQKASITYNQAILAIYSNQPEFCKQCCVKLSREMKQEQRATLVQASSMLKEGQAEQAVSLLLQGSLTLAAAHVLLSQGDRKAAIKLLEESEYKYRPGVIGVLCTLLTADNEHERASRLFTEVYQHYKNDEEQVRNLRAVWRAAADCHSRAGDSAAAARAHETLVRAAPGDKRTLARLVKALVAHPEKARRLAADLPPIAQLEGKIDIEALESSKWMMGAKVVKKTVQSKQEQSPGTPGSELGQKKKEKRKRKTKLPLNADLSKPPDPERWLPKYERTAYRKRRGIRRDVIKGSQGMTTTAVDQYDMSKQTPTPAAAAKSPRVEAPKSTESAWQRKQQQKKKGKGRKW; via the exons ATGTCAGCCAACAAGGAAAATAACCTTGTTCAGGCTTATgttgaattgaataaattttgtcAAAGCGGAGAATATGAGAGAGCTTTAAAAGCATCAGGAAAAA TTTTACAGATAGCGCCTACTGAGCAGAAGGCATTTCATTGCAAAATTATATGTTTGATTCAGCTTCATAATTTTAAGGAGGCCCTAGGTGCCATAACAAATCCAAAAAATGCAGGTTTGGCATCTGATTTGGTCTTTGAAAAggcttacacacaatacaggcTTAATTGTCCTAAGGATGCCTTGGAAACTGTTGATAATGCATCTGAACTAACACCAGCACTGAAGGAATTAAG AGCACAAATACTTTATCGGCTAGAGCAGTATCAAGAATGTTACAATCTGTATCGAGAGATAGTAAAGAACAGTACAGATGAGTATGAAGatgaaagaaaaacaaatatgtcAGCTGTTGTGGCTAACTTAGCAGAACTTAACCCA aatgCAGATTTACCACAATTCGAGGAAACCACATATGAGTTATCATATAATGTGGGTACAACACTTGCTTTACGTGGAAAATATAATGAGGCCTTACCAGTCCTAAAGAAAGCTGAGCAACTCTGCTCGGAAAGTGTTATTGATGATGGTGGCACTGAAGAAGAAGCGAAAGAGGAAGCTGCTATTATTAG AGTTCAGCAAGCTTACTGCCAACAACAAATGGGTAAGGAGAAGGAAGCGACCTCCATCTACCAAAATGTGCTCAAAGACAAACCAAGTGACCAAGCACTTGTCGCAATTGCCAGTAACAATTTAGCTGTTATCAATAG aGATGCAAATGTGTTTGACTCCCGCAAGCGTATGAAAGCTGCTACTCAAGAGGGCTTGGAACACAAGCTCAATTCCCGGCAGAAAGCCTCAATCACATACAACCAAGCTATACTTGCTATTTATTCAAATcag CCGGAGTTTTGCAAACAATGCTGCGTGAAGCTGTCCCGAGAAATGAAGCAAGAGCAGCGCGCCACCTTGGTGCAGGCGTCCTCGATGTTGAAGGAGGGCCAGGCGGAGCAGGCGGTGTCACTCCTGCTGCAGGGCAGCCTCACCCTGGCTGCAGCTCATGTCTTGCTATCCCAG GGTGATCGCAAAGCAGCAATAAAACTTTTGGAAGAGAGTGAATACAAATATCGTCCCGGGGTGATTGGAGTGCTGTGCACATTGCTTACGGCAGACAACGAACACGAGAGGGCATCCCGGTTGTTCACTGAAGTGTACCAACATTACAAGAACGATGAAGAG CAAGTACGAAACCTTCGGGCCGTGTGGCGCGCTGCCGCCGACTGTCACTCGCGCGCCGGAGACTCCGCCGCGGCCGCGCGCGCTCACGAGACTCTGGTGCGGGCGGCTCCCGGCGACAAGAGGACCCTGGCCCGTCTGGTGAAGGCGCTCGTGGCTCACCCGGAGAAGGCCAGGAGACTGGCTGCGGACCTGCCGCCCATTGCACAACTAGAG GGTAAAATTGACATTGAAGCATTAGAATCATCAAAATGGATGATGGGCGCGAAGGTTGTGAAGAAGACGGTACAAAGCAAACAGGAGCAGTCGCCGGG AACCCCAGGATCAGAGCTTGGTCAGAAGAAGAAAGAGAAACGCAAACGGAAGACAAAGCTTCCACTCAACGCTGATCTTTCTAAGCCTCCAGATCCAGAAAG atgGTTGCCGAAATACGAGCGCACAGCGTACAGGAAGAGGCGCGGTATCCGGCGTGACGTCATCAAGGGGAGCCAGGGAATGACGACCACAGCCGTCGACCAAta TGATATGAGCAAACAAACTCCAACTCCTGCTGCGGCTGCTAAAAGTCCACGGGTTGAGGCTCCCAAGTCAACTGAGAGCGCTTGGCAAAGAAAACAACAACAGAAGAAAAAGGGCAAAGGGCGGAAGTGGTAG